From one Melioribacteraceae bacterium genomic stretch:
- a CDS encoding saccharopine dehydrogenase NADP-binding domain-containing protein, giving the protein MKILLIGGYGNVGKFLSELILSNTNSSIIIVGRDKAKAEKFKDELVVRHDEKRIETGFVDASNTGSLINEFMKSDFVINAASTIQFTNNIVEALLQTKNNYLDVLMSSPQKLNLLKATSEQFVKNDQCIISDGGFHPGLPAALIRYAADYFDEIHSANVGSLLNMDWKFEFSSPDTIKEFIYEFKEYGSTAYVKKEWRKLSYKDYKYFDFDKPFGKKPCISMMMEELKELPDEYPSLSETGFYISGFNWFTDYFVTPLMMFAVKRFSLNKLNSITKLFKWSLRKFSKPPYKVILQLIAEGIKEDKNQQMKIEVSHEDGYFLTAVPAFACLHQYLEKSNRIPGLHFQANYVEPKKFLNDIKRLGCEVKIEFNLK; this is encoded by the coding sequence ATGAAAATTCTTTTAATTGGCGGATATGGTAATGTTGGCAAATTTCTATCTGAATTAATTTTATCAAATACTAATTCATCAATTATTATTGTAGGCCGAGATAAAGCGAAAGCAGAAAAATTTAAAGATGAATTAGTAGTAAGACATGATGAGAAAAGAATCGAAACCGGTTTTGTCGATGCTTCAAATACCGGTTCTCTTATAAACGAGTTTATGAAATCCGATTTTGTAATCAATGCAGCCAGTACAATTCAGTTTACTAATAATATTGTCGAAGCATTACTTCAAACAAAGAATAATTACCTCGATGTATTGATGTCATCTCCGCAAAAGTTAAACTTATTAAAAGCTACCTCGGAACAATTTGTCAAGAATGATCAATGTATAATAAGCGATGGCGGATTTCATCCCGGTTTACCGGCGGCATTAATTCGTTATGCTGCAGATTATTTTGATGAAATTCACTCGGCGAATGTAGGCAGCTTGCTGAATATGGATTGGAAGTTTGAATTTTCTTCACCGGATACAATAAAAGAATTCATTTATGAGTTCAAAGAATATGGTTCAACCGCTTATGTTAAAAAAGAATGGAGAAAGCTTAGTTATAAAGATTACAAATACTTTGATTTCGATAAACCTTTCGGAAAGAAACCTTGCATCTCTATGATGATGGAAGAGTTAAAGGAATTACCGGATGAATATCCGTCACTTTCTGAAACAGGATTTTATATCTCCGGATTTAATTGGTTTACTGATTATTTTGTCACACCATTAATGATGTTCGCCGTGAAAAGATTTTCACTGAATAAATTGAATTCGATTACAAAACTTTTTAAGTGGAGTCTCCGGAAATTTTCGAAACCTCCTTATAAAGTTATTCTTCAATTAATTGCAGAAGGAATTAAAGAAGATAAAAATCAGCAAATGAAAATTGAAGTATCTCATGAAGACGGATATTTTCTAACTGCTGTTCCTGCGTTTGCATGTTTGCATCAGTATTTAGAAAAGTCCAATAGAATTCCCGGACTTCACTTCCAAGCAAATTATGTTGAACCGAAAAAATTTTTAAATGACATAAAGCGATTAGGATGTGAAGTTAAAATCGAATTCAATTTGAAATAA
- a CDS encoding bacteriohemerythrin — translation MAFIEWSDDLSVKNLTIDSEHKKLVETTNKLHAAMREGKGSAVLGNILNELITYTKTHFKNEENIMRKHNYAHLETHIAEHNSFVKEVESFYEKYKSGSGSVAVTISLITFLKDWLVKHIQGSDKKFGLSILN, via the coding sequence ATGGCATTCATTGAATGGAGTGATGACCTTTCTGTAAAAAATTTAACAATCGATTCCGAACATAAAAAACTTGTAGAAACCACAAATAAACTACATGCCGCAATGAGGGAAGGTAAGGGTTCTGCAGTTCTTGGAAATATTCTAAATGAACTGATTACTTATACTAAAACACATTTTAAGAACGAAGAAAACATTATGCGCAAGCATAATTACGCACATCTCGAAACACATATTGCCGAACACAATAGTTTTGTGAAAGAGGTTGAATCATTTTATGAAAAATATAAATCCGGCTCCGGCTCCGTTGCCGTTACAATTTCATTAATAACTTTTCTTAAAGATTGGTTGGTTAAACATATA